The window GGAGCTGATCAGTTCGCGTTATGTCGGCCGATGTTGTATTTTTTTAGTTTGCGCTGAAGAGTGCGAATGGTAACGCCGAGCATGTCTGCAGTTTTCCCCTTTTTCCAGTTGTTTTGCTCGAGGGCAAAGAGGATTCGCTGCATTTCAATCTTGCTCTTGGCATCAGAAAGGGAGCCGTCAGCCGGCGGTGCAGGGGTATAGACTTGACCCGGTGTATCTGCAGAGCTGGTTTGCACAGCATCATTGGTCTTCGTAGGGGTTGAAGCGCTGTGCTCTTCCTGCGGGGTAAGCGGCGCAAAGTCGAAGATGTCGGGACAGGGGGTTTCCGATGCGAGAACCAGTTCGCCAAAGGCCCAGTAGTTTTCCAGCGTGTTTTGCAATTCACGCACGTTGCCGGGCCAGCTGTATTTTACAAGGCGCTGCATGACGTTTCTGGGGACGGGCTTGGTAATTCCCTTCTTGCGGGCATAGTCGGCCACAAGCAGGGGGATGTCTGAACGGCGCTCCCGCAAGGGCGGCAGGACAATGGGCAACACGTGAATGCGGTAGTAGAAGTCGGCCCGCATGGCCTTTTTCTTCACCAGTTCGCTTAAATTCTGGTTTGTTGCTGAAACAAGACGGAAATTGGATGTCCTGACATCGTTCGAGCCGACCGGCGTATAGGATTTGCCCTCAAGCGCACGGAGCAGTTTAACCTGCAGGTTCAAGGGCAAGTCGGCTATTTCGTCGAGAAAGAGGGTGCCGTCATCTGCAGCAGCCAGATATCCTGGGCGATTGGTGGTGGCGCCGGAGAAGGCCCCTTTGACATGGCCGAAGAACTCGCTTTCCAGCAACTGTTCCGGAATGGCCGCACAGTTAACCGGAATATATCTGCCCTTTACGCTGGCCATCTCATGGATGGTCTGTGCGGCAAGGTCTTTGCCTACGCCTGTTTCGCCATACAGAATGACACTCAT is drawn from Desulfovibrio mangrovi and contains these coding sequences:
- a CDS encoding sigma-54 interaction domain-containing protein, which gives rise to MERKAYEILQQRLNEIEASHTRLLNHLPGMAYRCVVERSYEYRMIFTSKGCKKILDMTVEEVMSNPTNTVERMTHEEDLALMRTIIHEAIKERKSYETYYRVRLPSDEIRWIWDQGEGVFDEAGKCIYLEGIMMDVTAQKAREHKLRQENTLLRTSVTSTGGLNRIVGTSEAMQKVYSLLLKAAKTNMSVILYGETGVGKDLAAQTIHEMASVKGRYIPVNCAAIPEQLLESEFFGHVKGAFSGATTNRPGYLAAADDGTLFLDEIADLPLNLQVKLLRALEGKSYTPVGSNDVRTSNFRLVSATNQNLSELVKKKAMRADFYYRIHVLPIVLPPLRERRSDIPLLVADYARKKGITKPVPRNVMQRLVKYSWPGNVRELQNTLENYWAFGELVLASETPCPDIFDFAPLTPQEEHSASTPTKTNDAVQTSSADTPGQVYTPAPPADGSLSDAKSKIEMQRILFALEQNNWKKGKTADMLGVTIRTLQRKLKKYNIGRHNAN